A DNA window from Ctenopharyngodon idella isolate HZGC_01 chromosome 10, HZGC01, whole genome shotgun sequence contains the following coding sequences:
- the adgrg7.1 gene encoding adhesion G-protein coupled receptor F1, with translation MLTKAVFEQTWCQTNTSTSINFNATLSTTTLSTTTLSTTTLSTTTLSTATLSTTTLSTTTLSTATLSTATLSTTTLSTATLSTATLSTSTLQSTSQKPTTTARQSTTVSKPNLVCENKGTLQNGICLCPDDWTGTTCSISGIPEASALCNISTHLFGPPNIISGATADQVFELASSTQILTSIPERLTANNITNAAKITSILLSHPQSVVDSTLSLNNFACVFWNYDTNDWNTEGCTKTNNPSGRAVCNCKPNTLKNTNFAILMAFDINYQYSEALHWISITGCALSIVGLFVTAVYQIITRKSRGGSPTLLIVNICISMTVFYLFFIFGINNPVQHLNVAKLSDQNTVPDSDQHKYPDEGPCTAFTALLHYFLLATFTWNTLSRKTPLKKKILSSFSLAVMLGLSWVIGYILLITHETTLKFILSVVFCLFNTTQGVQIFILFSLRPIINANPAFMDSLRISNVGFHRKTFALWKNKIPESNESYKSNDSELA, from the exons ATGTTGACAAAAG CTGTTTTTGAACAGACTTGGTGTCAAACCAATACAAGCACTTCTATAAACTTCAATGCAACACTAAGCACCACAACACTCAGCACCACAACGCTCAGCACCACAACGCTCAGCACCACAACGCTCAGCACCGCAACGCTCAGCACCACAACGCTCAGCACCACAACACTCAGCACCGCAACACTCAGCACCGCAACGCTCAGCACCACAACGCTCAGCACCGCAACACTCAGCACCGCAACACTCAGCACCTCAACACTACAGTCTACAAGCCAGAAACCCACCACTACAGCACGCCAGAGCACAACAGTGTCCAAACCCAATCTGGTGTGTGAAAACAAGGGTACCTTACAAAACGGGATCTGCCTCTGCCCAGATGATTGGACTGGAACCACATGCAGCATCT CTGGAATCCCCGAGGCTTCGGCCCTCTGCAATATTTCTACTCACTTATTTGGTCCTCCAAACATT attTCGGGAGCTACTGCTGACCAAGTTTTCGAGTTAGCCTCCAGTACCCAGATCCTCACATCCATACCAGAACGGTTGACAGCCAACAACATCACAAATGCTGCTAAAATAACCAGCATACTGCTCTCTCATCCACAAAGCGTG GTCGATTCCACACTATCCCTCAACAACTTTGCATGTGTGTTTTGGAATTACGATACAAATGACTGGAACACAGAAGGCTGCACCAAAACAAATAACCCCTCGGGTCGTGCAGTATGCAACTGTAAACCGAACAcacttaaaaatacaaattttgcCATTCTGATG GCATTTGATATCAACTACCAGTATTCTGAAGCCTTGCATTGGATCAGCATCACTGGCTGTGCTCTTTCTATAGTGGGTCTGTTTGTCACAGCTGTGTACCAAATCATAACCAG GAAGTCAAGAGGAGGCAGTCCTACTCTGCTAATCGTGAACATCTGCATAAGCATGACGGTTTTCTACCTTTTCTTCATCTTCGGCATAAACAACCCTGTCCAACATCTGAATGTGGCAAAGTTGTCCGATCAGAACACGGTTCCTGATTCAGACCAGCACAAGTACCCAGATGAGGGTCCCTGTACGGCATTTACAGCTCTGCTTCACTACTTCCTGTTGGCCACGTTCACTTGGAACACACT ATCACGGAAAACTCCTCTAAAGAAGAAGATTTTGAGTAGTTTCTCTCTGGCAGTGATGCTCGGCCTGTCCTGGGTCATTGGCTACATTTTGCTCATCACCCATGAAACAACTCTCAAATTTATTCTGAGTGTGGTTTTCTGTCTCTTCAACACAACACAG GGTGttcaaatattcattttattctcTCTGAGGCCAATAATAAACGCAAACCCAGCTTTTATGGACAGTCTGCGTATATCAAACGTGGGCTTTCACAGGAAAACTTTTGCTTTATGGAAAAATAAGATACCAGAAAGCAATGAAAGCTACAAATCCAATGATTCTGAATTGGCCTGA
- the jagn1b gene encoding protein jagunal homolog 1-B: MASRAGPRATGTDGSDFQHRERVASHYQMSVALKSEIKKLNIAHAVVWLLVAAQVVVSQLNLVSHKVVASPYQWEYPYLLSIIPTVFSFMALPKNNISYLVISMISAGLFCVAPILYGGMEMFPVAQQLYRHGKAYRFIFGFSAVSIMYLLLIISVQVHGWQIYYSKKLLDAWFTNTQEKKKK, translated from the exons ATGGCATCACGAGCAGGACCGCGAGCTACAGGAACAGACGGCAGCGACTTTCAGCACCGCGAGCGAGTGGCGTCACACTATCAGATGAG TGTGGCACTGAAGTCTGAGATCAAGAAGCTGAACATCGCTCATGCAGTGGTCTGGTTGCTTGTAGCAGCACAGGTGGTGGTCAGCCAGCTGAACCTGGTATCCCATAAAGTGGTGGCCTCTCCGTACCAATGGGAGTACCCATATCTTCTGAGCATCATACCTACTGTCTTCAGCTTCATGGCTTTGCCGAAAAACAACATCAGTTACCTGGTCATCTCAATGATCAGCGCCGGGCTTTTTTGTGTCGCTCCTATTCTTTATGGAGGGATGGAGATGTTTCCTGTGGCTCAGCAGCTTTATCGCCACGGCAAAGCTTATAGGTTCATCTTTGGCTTCTCTGCCGTGTCTATAATGTACTTACTCTTGATTATTTCAGTTCAAGTACATGGCTGGCAGATCTACTACAGCAAAAAGCTGCTGGATGCCTGGTTCACCAACACAcaagagaaaaagaagaaataa